From the Brassica napus cultivar Da-Ae chromosome A8, Da-Ae, whole genome shotgun sequence genome, one window contains:
- the LOC106361847 gene encoding inorganic pyrophosphatase TTM2-like isoform X2, giving the protein MTGQDINGIEFHQQRHGLLKDQVQLVKRRDSVRYEIVPIQDRLSFEKGFFAVIRACQLLSQKNDGIVLVGVAGPSGAGKTVFTEKILNFLPSVAVISMDNYNDASRIVDGNFDDPRLTDYDTLLKNLEDLKEGKQVEVPVYDFKSSSRVGYRTLDVPASRIVIIEGIYALSEKLRPLLDLRVSVTGGVHFDLVKRVLRDIQRAGQQPEEIIHQISETVYPMYKAFIEPDLQTAQIKIINKFNPFTGFQSPTYILKSRKDVSVDQIKAVLSEGHTETKEETYDIYLLPPGEDPESCQSYLRMRNKDGKYSLMFEEWVTDTPFVISPRITFEVSVRLLGGLMALGYTIATILKRNSHVFATEKVIVKIDWLEQLNRHYLQVQGKDRQVVQSTAEQLGLEGSFIPRTYIEQIQLEKLINEALPDDLKNKLSLDEDLVSSSSPKEALLRASADRVAMRNKNLRGMSQSYSTQRDKNISKLAGYSSSDRRYEERNHDSPANEGFMTQLSEQISSLNDRMDEFTTLIEELNSKLSCNKNAPTQQSIEVCNGSAPTSYFISGLDNGCLTNSIMPHSSSSSQLAKDSPLMEEISTLSRGQRQVMHQLDNLCSLIREDSAERSRLARTGSSNSSRSSKSFFFLSSVESSSLPLVLTTLALCSVGVVVIYINKRQ; this is encoded by the exons ATGACGGGTCAAGACATCAACGGGATCGAGTTTCATCAGCAGAGACACGGTCTTTTAAAGGACCAAGTCCAATTGGTTAAGAGAAGAGACTCGGTTCGGTACGAGATAGTTCCTATTCAAGATCGGTTATCGTTTGAGAAGGGCTTCTTTGCTGTTATCCGTGCGTGCCAGTTGCTCTCTCAGAAGAACGATGGGATCGTATTGGTTGGTGTGGCTGGTCCATCTGGCGCTGGAAAGACTGTGTTCACCGAGAAGATACTCAACTTTTTGCCTAGTGTTGCTGTCATATCGATGGATAACTATAATGACGCTAGTAGAATTGTTGATGGGAACTTTGACG ATCCACGGTTAACGGACTATGACACATTGCTCAAGAATCTTGAGGATTTGAAGGAAGGGAAACAAGTTGAGGTTCCTGTATATGATTTTAAGTCCAGCTCTCGTGTTGGATACAG gACACTTGATGTTCCAGCTTCTAGGATTGTGATTATTGAAGGAATCTATGCGTTGAGTGAAAAACTGCGACCTTTGTTGGACCTTCGTGTGTCTGTTACTGGTGGAGTTCACTTTGATCTTGTGAAACGGGTTCTTCGTGATATACAGCGTGCAGGGCAACAGCCAGAGGAGATCATACATCAGATATCTGAGACG GTGTATCCGATGTACAAAGCTTTCATTGAGCCAGATCTTCAGACAGCtcaaattaaaatcattaataaattCAATCCCTTCACTGGTTTTCAGAGCCCAACATACATCTTGAAG tCAAGAAAGGATGTATCCGTTGATCAGATCAAGGCGGTCCTTTCCGAAGGACACACAGAGACTAAGGAGGAGACTTATGATATATATCTTCTTCCTCCTGGTGAAGATCCAGAGTCTTGCCAGTCATATCTGAGAATGCGGAATAAAGATGGAAAATACAGCCTCATGTTTGAG GAATGGGTTACGGATACTCCTTTTGTCATATCCCCAAGGATTACTTTTGAAGTGAGCGTTCGTTTACTTGGTGGGCTTATGGCATTGGGATATACTATAGCAACCATACTTAAAAGGAACAGCCATGTCTTTGCTACTGAAAAGGTCATTGTAAAAATCGATTGGCTTGAGCAACTGAATCGTCACTACTTGCAG GTGCAAGGTAAAGATCGGCAAGTTGTACAGAGCACTGCAGAGCAGCTAGGATTGGAAGGATCGTTCATTCCACGCACCTATATTGAACAGATACAACTTGAGAAGCTGATAAATGAA GCACTACCAGATGATTTGAAGAACAAGCTTAGCTTAGATGAGGATTTGGTGTCTAGTTCAAGTCCCAAGGAAGCACTCTTACGAGCGTCTGCAGATAGAGTAGCCATGAGAAATAAGAACCTAAG AGGCATGTCACAGTCATATTCAACCCAAAGAGATAAGAATATCTCCAAGCTTGCTGGTTATTCTTCAAGCGATAGGAGGTACGAAGAAAGAAACCACGACTCACCAGCGAACGAG GGGTTTATGACTCAGCTTTCGGAACAAATATCATCTCTCAATGACAGAATGGATGAGTTCACAACCCTGATTGAAGAGCTAAATTCAAAGTTGAGCTGCAACAAGAACGCTCCAACACAGCAGAGCATAGAAGTCTGCAATGGCTCAGCTCCAACTTCGTATTTCATATCTGGTCTGGACAATGGCTGTTTGACAAATTCCATAATGCCCcattcatcttcatcttcgCAGTTAGCCAAGGATTCGCCATTAATGGAAGAG ATATCGACCCTCTCACGTGGACAGCGTCAAGTGATGCATCAGTTGGATAATCTGTGCAGTTTGATTAGGGAAGACTCAGCCGAAAGGTCACGCCTAGCAAGAACAGGAAGCAGCAATAGCAGCAGATCAAGcaaaagcttcttcttcttatccaGTGTGGAATCTAGTAGCCTCCCTCTCGTGTTAACAACCTTGGCTCTTTGCAGCGTAGGAGTAGTAGTGATCTACATTAACAAGCGGCAATAA
- the LOC106361847 gene encoding inorganic pyrophosphatase TTM2-like isoform X1, with product MTGQDINGIEFHQQRHGLLKDQVQLVKRRDSVRYEIVPIQDRLSFEKGFFAVIRACQLLSQKNDGIVLVGVAGPSGAGKTVFTEKILNFLPSVAVISMDNYNDASRIVDGNFDDPRLTDYDTLLKNLEDLKEGKQVEVPVYDFKSSSRVGYRTLDVPASRIVIIEGIYALSEKLRPLLDLRVSVTGGVHFDLVKRVLRDIQRAGQQPEEIIHQISETVYPMYKAFIEPDLQTAQIKIINKFNPFTGFQSPTYILKSRKDVSVDQIKAVLSEGHTETKEETYDIYLLPPGEDPESCQSYLRMRNKDGKYSLMFEEWVTDTPFVISPRITFEVSVRLLGGLMALGYTIATILKRNSHVFATEKVIVKIDWLEQLNRHYLQVQGKDRQVVQSTAEQLGLEGSFIPRTYIEQIQLEKLINEVMALPDDLKNKLSLDEDLVSSSSPKEALLRASADRVAMRNKNLRGMSQSYSTQRDKNISKLAGYSSSDRRYEERNHDSPANEGFMTQLSEQISSLNDRMDEFTTLIEELNSKLSCNKNAPTQQSIEVCNGSAPTSYFISGLDNGCLTNSIMPHSSSSSQLAKDSPLMEEISTLSRGQRQVMHQLDNLCSLIREDSAERSRLARTGSSNSSRSSKSFFFLSSVESSSLPLVLTTLALCSVGVVVIYINKRQ from the exons ATGACGGGTCAAGACATCAACGGGATCGAGTTTCATCAGCAGAGACACGGTCTTTTAAAGGACCAAGTCCAATTGGTTAAGAGAAGAGACTCGGTTCGGTACGAGATAGTTCCTATTCAAGATCGGTTATCGTTTGAGAAGGGCTTCTTTGCTGTTATCCGTGCGTGCCAGTTGCTCTCTCAGAAGAACGATGGGATCGTATTGGTTGGTGTGGCTGGTCCATCTGGCGCTGGAAAGACTGTGTTCACCGAGAAGATACTCAACTTTTTGCCTAGTGTTGCTGTCATATCGATGGATAACTATAATGACGCTAGTAGAATTGTTGATGGGAACTTTGACG ATCCACGGTTAACGGACTATGACACATTGCTCAAGAATCTTGAGGATTTGAAGGAAGGGAAACAAGTTGAGGTTCCTGTATATGATTTTAAGTCCAGCTCTCGTGTTGGATACAG gACACTTGATGTTCCAGCTTCTAGGATTGTGATTATTGAAGGAATCTATGCGTTGAGTGAAAAACTGCGACCTTTGTTGGACCTTCGTGTGTCTGTTACTGGTGGAGTTCACTTTGATCTTGTGAAACGGGTTCTTCGTGATATACAGCGTGCAGGGCAACAGCCAGAGGAGATCATACATCAGATATCTGAGACG GTGTATCCGATGTACAAAGCTTTCATTGAGCCAGATCTTCAGACAGCtcaaattaaaatcattaataaattCAATCCCTTCACTGGTTTTCAGAGCCCAACATACATCTTGAAG tCAAGAAAGGATGTATCCGTTGATCAGATCAAGGCGGTCCTTTCCGAAGGACACACAGAGACTAAGGAGGAGACTTATGATATATATCTTCTTCCTCCTGGTGAAGATCCAGAGTCTTGCCAGTCATATCTGAGAATGCGGAATAAAGATGGAAAATACAGCCTCATGTTTGAG GAATGGGTTACGGATACTCCTTTTGTCATATCCCCAAGGATTACTTTTGAAGTGAGCGTTCGTTTACTTGGTGGGCTTATGGCATTGGGATATACTATAGCAACCATACTTAAAAGGAACAGCCATGTCTTTGCTACTGAAAAGGTCATTGTAAAAATCGATTGGCTTGAGCAACTGAATCGTCACTACTTGCAG GTGCAAGGTAAAGATCGGCAAGTTGTACAGAGCACTGCAGAGCAGCTAGGATTGGAAGGATCGTTCATTCCACGCACCTATATTGAACAGATACAACTTGAGAAGCTGATAAATGAAGTAATg GCACTACCAGATGATTTGAAGAACAAGCTTAGCTTAGATGAGGATTTGGTGTCTAGTTCAAGTCCCAAGGAAGCACTCTTACGAGCGTCTGCAGATAGAGTAGCCATGAGAAATAAGAACCTAAG AGGCATGTCACAGTCATATTCAACCCAAAGAGATAAGAATATCTCCAAGCTTGCTGGTTATTCTTCAAGCGATAGGAGGTACGAAGAAAGAAACCACGACTCACCAGCGAACGAG GGGTTTATGACTCAGCTTTCGGAACAAATATCATCTCTCAATGACAGAATGGATGAGTTCACAACCCTGATTGAAGAGCTAAATTCAAAGTTGAGCTGCAACAAGAACGCTCCAACACAGCAGAGCATAGAAGTCTGCAATGGCTCAGCTCCAACTTCGTATTTCATATCTGGTCTGGACAATGGCTGTTTGACAAATTCCATAATGCCCcattcatcttcatcttcgCAGTTAGCCAAGGATTCGCCATTAATGGAAGAG ATATCGACCCTCTCACGTGGACAGCGTCAAGTGATGCATCAGTTGGATAATCTGTGCAGTTTGATTAGGGAAGACTCAGCCGAAAGGTCACGCCTAGCAAGAACAGGAAGCAGCAATAGCAGCAGATCAAGcaaaagcttcttcttcttatccaGTGTGGAATCTAGTAGCCTCCCTCTCGTGTTAACAACCTTGGCTCTTTGCAGCGTAGGAGTAGTAGTGATCTACATTAACAAGCGGCAATAA
- the LOC106360105 gene encoding ASC1-like protein → MDLKILNWDWNQESYPSSSDLWVLIFFAPFFFFLRLILDRSVLERAARRVVFPRGNCVDSNGRRKRMVKFKESAWKCLCSISTEALALYVTYNEPWFKDTRCFWLGPGNQIWPDQKIKLKMKGLYTFVGGLNVYSLFALFFWETRRSDFKVMIVHHIVTSSLIILSYVFRFSRVGSVILALLDITDVFAEIGKMCKYSGQESMATVSFILFFLLWTALRLIYYPLWILWGTSYESINVKLEWDKKHSMEITGIETGLPSTMYYIFNTFLWCLQILHIYWWVLICRMFIIQIRSEDKIARDVRSDSEGEDDEHQD, encoded by the exons ATGGATCTCAAAATCTTGAATTGGGATTGGAATCAAGAATCTTACCCATCTTCTTCTGATTTATGGGTTCTCATCTTCTTTGctcccttcttcttttttcttcgtTTGATACTCGACAGATCCGTACTCGAG AGAGCTGCTAGAAGAGTGGTGTTTCCTAGAGGAAACTGTGTTGATTCAAACGGTAGAAGAAAGAGGATGGTTAAATTCAAAGAATCAGCTTGGAAATGTCTCTGCTCTATCTCTACCGAAGCACTTGCTCTCTACGTCACTTATAATGAGCCATGGTTTAAAGACACAAGATGCTTCTGGTTAGGACCAGGAAACCAGATATGGCCTGACCAAAAGATAAA GTTGAAAATGAAGGGACTGTACACGTTTGTCGGTGGCTTGAATGTGTATTCTTTATTTGCTTTGTTCTTTTGGGAAACAAGACGATCTGATTTCAAAGTCATGATAGTTCATCATATAGTAACTTCATCCCTCATCATTTTGTCTTACGTTTTCAG ATTTTCTCGTGTAGGTTCTGTAATATTGGCTCTTCTCGATATCACCGACGTGTTTGCAGAGATAGGCAAGATGTGCAAATACAGCGGCCAAGAGTCCATGGCTACTGTCTCGTTCATCCTATTTTTCCTGTTGTGGACGGCTCTGCGACTCATCTATTACCCTTTATGGATCCTCTGGGGTACAAG TTATGAATCTATAAACGTGAAACTAGAGTGGGACAAGAAGCATTCGATGGAAATTACTGGCATAGAAACTGGACTGCCTTCTACAATGTACTACATTTTCAACACATTTCTATGGTGCTTACAGATTCTTCACATCTACTGGTGGGTTTTGATATGTCGTATGTTCATCATCCAAATCCGTTCCGAAGACAAAATCGCTAGAGACGTCCGTTCTg ACTCTGAAGGTGAAGATGATGAACACCAAGATTGA
- the LOC106361845 gene encoding ASC1-like protein translates to MDLKILNWDWNQESYPASSDFWVLIFFAPFFLILRFILDRSIFERAARRVVFPRGNCVDSNGRRKRMVKFKESAWKCLCSFSIETLALYVTYKEPWFKDTRCFWLGPGDQIWPDQKIKLKMKGLYMFVGGLNVYSFFALFFWETRRSDFKVMIVHHIVTSFLIVLSYVFRFARLGSVILALHEISDVFLEIGKMCKYSGLEAMTSISFILFFLSWTALRLVYYPLWIIWSTSYESIKVKLEWDKKHRMETGLPLTVYYVFNTLLWCLQILHIYWWVLICRVLISQIRSKGKIDKDARSDTEGEDDEHQD, encoded by the exons ATGGATCTCAAAATCTTGAATTGGGACTGGAATCAAGAATCTTACCCAGCTTCTTCTGATTTCTGGGTCCTCATCTTCTTCGCTCCCTTCTTCCTTATTCTTCGGTTCATACTCGACAGATCCATATTTGAG AGAGCTGCTAGAAGAGTGGTGTTTCCTAGAGGAAACTGTGTTGATTCAAACGGTAGAAGAAAGAGGATGGTTAAATTCAAAGAATCAGCTTGGAAATGTCTCTGCTCTTTCTCTATCGAAACACTTGCTCTCTACGTCACTTATAAGGAGCCATGGTTTAAAGACACAAGATGCTTCTGGTTAGGACCAGGAGACCAGATATGGCCTGACCAAAAGATAAA GTTGAAAATGAAGGGACTGTACATGTTTGTCGGTGGTTTGAATGTATAttctttctttgctttgttCTTTTGGGAAACAAGACGATCTGATTTCAAAGTCATGATAGTTCATCACATAGTAACTTCATTCCTCATCGTCTTATCTTACGTTTTCAG ATTTGCTCGTTTAGGTTCTGTAATATTGGCTCTTCACGAAATCAGCGACGTGTTTCTAGAGATAGGCAAGATGTGCAAATACAGCGGCCTAGAAGCCATGACTAGTATCTCGTTCATCCTATTTTTCCTCTCGTGGACGGCTCTTCGACTCGTCTATTACCCTTTATGGATCATATGGAGTACCAG CTATGAATCAATAAAAGTGAAACTGGAGTGGGACAAGAAGCATAGGATGGAAACTGGACTGCCTCTTACAGTGTACTACGTTTTCAACACACTTCTCTGGTGCTTACAGATTCTTCACATCTACTGGTGGGTCTTGATATGTCGTGTGCTCATCAGCCAAATCCGCTCCAAAGGCAAAATCGATAAAGACGCTCGTTCTG ACACAGAAGGCGAAGATGATGAACACCAAGATTGA